The following are from one region of the Streptomyces tuirus genome:
- a CDS encoding carbohydrate ABC transporter permease, translating to MTTTDMPRPVDTGSGRAVSRKRPRRAATGGLRQAVSATTLLWLLACLYGLPVLWFVLSSFKPASDLFSYPLTLVPHDPTLSGFKAAWDSANFSQYFINTAIVCVITTILTVGVSCCTGYALAKYDNKWLKVFFVCILATTMLPSEVMLAPEFLVVRDLGLYNSFAGIILPAVLTATGCFMFRQFFLTVPDELVEAARIDGARELSIFLRIMVPLSRPIMLTLAILSFQWRWNDYIWPLLMLNDPDKFTVQIGIQSIVGAQNINWSVLLGASVISMIPLIAVFLVFQRYVMGADINAGLKD from the coding sequence CAGACATGCCACGCCCGGTCGACACCGGTTCCGGACGGGCCGTCTCCAGGAAGCGCCCCCGTCGGGCAGCCACCGGCGGGCTCCGGCAGGCGGTGTCCGCGACGACACTGCTGTGGCTCCTGGCCTGCCTCTACGGGCTGCCGGTGCTGTGGTTCGTCCTCAGCTCCTTCAAGCCGGCCAGTGACCTGTTCTCCTATCCGCTGACGCTGGTTCCGCACGACCCCACCCTGTCGGGATTCAAGGCGGCGTGGGACAGCGCCAACTTCTCCCAGTACTTCATCAACACGGCCATCGTGTGCGTGATCACGACGATCCTCACGGTGGGAGTCAGCTGCTGCACCGGTTACGCGCTGGCCAAGTACGACAACAAGTGGCTCAAGGTCTTCTTCGTCTGCATCCTGGCCACCACGATGCTGCCGTCCGAGGTCATGCTGGCCCCGGAGTTCCTGGTCGTCCGCGACCTCGGCCTCTACAACTCGTTCGCCGGCATCATCCTCCCGGCCGTGCTCACCGCGACCGGATGCTTCATGTTCCGTCAGTTCTTCCTGACGGTTCCCGACGAACTCGTGGAAGCCGCACGCATCGACGGCGCCCGTGAACTGTCGATCTTCCTGCGGATCATGGTGCCGCTGTCCCGGCCCATCATGCTGACCCTCGCCATCCTGTCCTTCCAGTGGCGGTGGAACGACTACATCTGGCCGCTGCTGATGCTCAACGACCCCGACAAGTTCACCGTGCAGATCGGCATCCAGAGCATCGTGGGCGCGCAGAACATCAACTGGTCGGTCCTGCTCGGCGCGTCGGTCATCTCCATGATCCCGCTGATCGCCGTCTTCCTGGTCTTCCAGCGCTACGTCATGGGCGCGGACATCAACGCCGGACTGAAGGACTGA